In a genomic window of Rhinoderma darwinii isolate aRhiDar2 chromosome 10, aRhiDar2.hap1, whole genome shotgun sequence:
- the LOC142662628 gene encoding galactoside alpha-(1,2)-fucosyltransferase 2-like, producing the protein MKIKWKMILHVAIFVLVLRTLHFFIVSNSGPLMTSLDNHELQSERYEIQTITKQEPTGMWTINAIGRLGNLMGEYATLYALAKRNGHKAYVMPQMYSQLSKIFKITLSMFEPESFIRDDWKDYPLHDWMSPEYKDINYDYVRFIGYPCSWTFYEDVKNEILREFTFHDYIKEEANNYLSRLQEGRRIVTFVGVHVRRGDYLTIMPNIWKGVVADKQYLQTAMDYFRKKYQNPLFIVTSNGMDWCKENINTTLGDVHFSGDSEESSPTHDFALLAHCNHTIMTIGTFGYWAGYLARGETIYLSNYTLPESDFLKVFKYEAAFLPDWIGIPADLSPLLHQTVDLTKNKTL; encoded by the coding sequence atgaaaataaaatggaaaatgaTCTTACACGTAGCGATATTTGTTCTCGTTTTGAGGACTCTACATTTTTTCATTGTAAGCAACTCAGGACCTCTCATGACATCGCTTGACAACCATGAGCTACAAAGTGAACGATATGAGATTCAAACCATCACCAAGCAGGAACCTACGGGTATGTGGACAATAAATGCAATTGGACGACTTGGCAATTTAATGGGGGAGTACGCCACACTTTATGCCTTGGCAAAACGAAATGGCCACAAAGCTTATGTTATGCCTCAAATGTACTCGCAACTTTCTAAGATATTTAAAATTACTCTGTCAATGTTTGAACCGGAAAGCTTTATACGTGATGATTGGAAAGACTATCCTCTACATGACTGGATGTCTCCAGAATACAAAGACATTAACTATGATTATGTGAGGTTTATAGGTTATCCTTGCTCGTGGACGTTTTATGAAGATGTGAAAAATGAAATTCTCCGGGAGTTCACATTTCATGATTACATTAAAGAAGAAGCAAATAACTACCTCTCCAGGCTCCAGGAAGGCCGAAGAATTGTTACTTTTGTTGGGGTTCATGTACGCAGAGGGGACTATCTAACCATCATGCCCAATATATGGAAAGGGGTGGTTGCTGACAAGCAGTACTTACAGACAGCTATGGACTATTTTCGGAAGAAGTACCAAAATCCTTTATTCATCGTAACCAGTAATGGAATGGACTGGTGTAAGGAGAACATTAATACGACACTGGGAGACGTCCATTTTTCTGGAGACAGCGAGGAATCATCACCAACCCATGACTTTGCCCTCTTGGCACATTGTAACCACACCATCATGACCATAGGGACATTTGGTTATTGGGCTGGATATTTAGCCAGAGGGGAAACCATTTACCTTTCAAACTACACCTTGCCAGAATCAGATTTTCTTAAGGTTTTTAAATATGAAGCAGCTTTTCTTCCAGACTGGATTGGGATCCCTGCTGACCTATCTCCACTTTTGCACCAGACAGTTGatctgacaaaaaataaaacactatag